CCATGCTCGTACACTTTGGTATTCAAAAGCACCTCCAGCCAGGTGGATCAATTCCATACACAGTACGATACCATACGCACGCGTATTCTTGAGACCAATAGGAAAGGATATGTCTTCCAGACCCATCTCTTCGGTCAGACTTTACAAGGGGAATTGGAGAAAGTAGATTGATGAAGCTATGAGTAAGAAGAAGACAAGACGGGGCTTCGATGGCATGGTCTACAGCACCCATAGCAACTACGGTACAGACGATTCTTATGAGGAAGAAGAGACTCTCCCTCCCAACGAGCAATTGCTTTATGTCAGCATCGACCGGAAACAGCGCAAGGGAAAGGAAGTCACCTTGATCGAAGGCTTTGTAGGGAGCGATGATGACCTGAACTATCTGGCCAAGATGCTCAAGACCAAATGTGGAGTGGGTGGAAATGCCAAGGAAGGAGATATCCTCATCCAAGGAAACAAACGCGATAAGGTCATTGAGATCCTCGAGAAAGAAGGCTATCGCACCAAGCGCAAGGGAGGCTG
This genomic window from Flavobacteriales bacterium contains:
- a CDS encoding translation initiation factor is translated as MSKKKTRRGFDGMVYSTHSNYGTDDSYEEEETLPPNEQLLYVSIDRKQRKGKEVTLIEGFVGSDDDLNYLAKMLKTKCGVGGNAKEGDILIQGNKRDKVIEILEKEGYRTKRKGG